The Archocentrus centrarchus isolate MPI-CPG fArcCen1 chromosome 5, fArcCen1, whole genome shotgun sequence genome contains the following window.
aatctcgagttatttatttgaaagTTTGAGCTAGTAAGTTGAAACATTGAGATacctaacttgaaattttgagataataacccCAAATTTTGAcaattttgtcaaaaaaaacccccaagtTTCAGTGGCGAAAAACACGCTTCCGGGAAAGCGTTGCATAACGCCTGCATTATGACGGAGGGTAACTATCTTGGCATTTATTGTCAAATTTGCTGTTGTCACGTAACGGACCGTTTATCTGGGCAAAAAGGACACGGAATAACAAACCGAACAGGAAGCGAACATATCGTTAGCGTTTGTATTTCAAAACATTTGTGTCATTGCGGCCTTGTACAACATATTTATTCAGCTACCAAACCGTCTTCCAACCGTCACACACAACTCCTGATGTTATCCTCGCGACCAATCGTTGCTAACGACGCTGCGACGTCATAGCGTTTGGCTCAGTTACACAAGCAGCACTCGTTATCCAGGGAGTGCCGGGGGGGAGTGTTTCTGACTGCTTTGATAAGGTGGGCCTGCCCACTCGACAAACAATATCACAGAACGACAGTGTGCTTAAAGATTTGGCTCCAAGTTTGTAGATTTAGACCTTGATACAACAGGCTGCTGCGCGGAGGAGCTGACCGCCGAGTGAGAGGTAAGAAGTTGAACTGTGTCTCACAGTCACCTGACATCAAAATTGCCTTTAACGTAACTTTGCGCCGCCAAAGTTTGACCTAGAGTCGCTCAAGTTCGGTGTGACCTCCCGAAAGTGTGCACACGTAAGGTGTCGGAACATGAACACGGGAAAAACAAACGCATTAGCTTCAATTTAGCAAGTTTAACTGCTGCGTAACAACCGCGAAACATGCTTAAATTTGTAGCAAGTGACGTGTTTTTGTAACGTTGCTGCAGACATTTCTTTGCTGTTTATGAAAGAGACCTTAGGATCCTGTATTTCCATAAAGACTGAACACAAAGAGGTCAGTCAGTGAAAGCGTGGAGCATGTGTCTGGCCAGTAATTCAGTTTGAATAATTCACCCTTACGCTCTTGGTGATGTTTGCTATGGCTAAAGTCCTTAAAGTGTGATTTAGAGCAGCGGTACTCTGATGTAACATCTGTTGTATTGTGATGTATTGACTCTTCAATATGTAACCTGTCGTTAATGTTATTCCTGCTCTAAGCAGTAATAAGGCTGACCCGTTCATCTGTACAAATCTAATCTGCTGTCATGTTTCAGTTaggtttttttaaatacagaaattGACTTATACTGAATGCCTGCCTTGAAGtttagaaagaagaaaaaaaaaaatctctgatgCTGTTAAAAAGTGGCCAAAACTAAACTGATTAGGGATGGCCCCATAACAtaatccttatttttttttttgcaaatccaATTTAGTCTGTCATGGGACAGTAAAACCCATTAGGCAGAAAACGCTGATATTTATGAATATCCAGTCTCAGCTGAGGTTAAAGGTGCAGGCAgtagtttttgttatttaatagaaaaaaatgatatTCTACTCACAAATATACatagattagtgtgtaattatgtcttcAAAATGATTGATGTGTTTTCATAAACTTATTAatccataaaaaatatataacactGAGTCTGGTTTCTGGCTCTAACACATGGAAatatcagaatactttattgatcccaaagggaaattactataaatatataaatatgcatataaatatgcataaacatgtttatttattccccATATTGTTGCCATTGCTTACTGTAAGCAGATTCAGACAGACAGCTGGCAAGAGCTGGCAGCAgttggttataagctaacattatggcagttaatgttaggcttgagcagcctaaaaatcacactttccctctaaTGAACAGTTTGATGACACTCTCACAGCGTATGAGTGTTTATTCGCTAAGCGTCAGAGTCCAACAATATTACATCCACATCAAAGTTTCATGAATGGTGGCTAACTGCGACAAAAACAGCAGTATTACCAACAGAAAATTTCAGCATATCCTCAATAACTCCCCCCAGTATCGCCGTCATAAGACAGAAGCGAGCTTCACTCGCTCATTGACTCGtatcggactcctttcacaaagttatACAGCCTCTTCCAGAATAAATAGATGTGGGTGCTTCTGCCTTGGCATTGACAGCTTtggtaaacagtggactgacagcctTCCACAGGTAGAGAAAAACTCCCGGATGGATCTGGTCCAAGTAGTAGTAGATGCATGCCGCCCGTGGCCGTTATGAGTTGCAGTCtaaatataatgtttttgatctctcttCGAtaactaaaacatgtttgtcttaTGGTGGCTAccatagctaggattatgcacttgaattggggaggggtaagaaaaagGAGTTGGAATCTGCAATTTACTGACATCTAGCAGTgaaaattttacacactgtaacatTTAATAACTGTCCCATCTTAGAAAATGTGGCTGCCAATGGCTGGGTTCACCGTCCTGCCGCACCTGGGAGGGCTCTATGGTGGTTATATCACACGCAAAGAGGTAAATACCTGGTACACAACCCTGAACAAACCATCGTGGCGCCCACCAAACAGAGCGTTCCTGTAGTGTGGACGTGTCTGTACACAGGCATGGGGTAAGAGCATTGCGACTGATTCctacactgtgtaaaatgtcttCCTTATCTTAATGAtcttatttgaattttttcttttttttttccttccaggtACGGTTCCTACCTGGTGTGGAAAGAGCTTGGAGGTTTCACTGATAACGCACTAGTTCCACTGGGGCTTTATGGGACCCAGCTAGCTCTGAACTGGGCCTGGACTCCTATTTTCTTTGGCgcacacaaactgaaatggGTAAGTTTTAACAacttaaaattatatatttttattgggACACCAATAATTAGGGGTGCAGTAAATGTGGGCAGTTTAGCTATCGGCCTTGCTGTCCCTGAAATGCTTTCTTTCTGCCCAATTTAGGCGCTGATTGAGCTTGTGCTTCTCACGGGAACTGTCGGAGCCACCATGGTGTCGTGGTATCCCATCAGCCGCACTGCCACACTGCTCTTGGCGCCTTATCTGGCCTGGCTGTGTCTTGCAACCAGCCTTAACTACTGCATATGGAGAGACAACCCTGAGAAAGAAGAGTAGGGCTCACGTCTGTGTGCTTTGAAGAAGTTCCTTATATTCTGAATCACTACACaaagatatatatttaaaaaaaaaaagaaaaaaaagctcagtttCACTTTTCAGCTTTTGACTTTATTATCCAACTGATATCAGAGTGCTGATATAACTATGTTGGCTTGTCACACGCATACTAACACTTGCATATATGTTGCCAAAATAAAGATGCCATTCATAAATGGTGATGACCGCTTTAGCATCTGAATCTACACCTGAACTGCCGTTatttcagctgcagcatttaACTGTATGACAGCCTGCTTCTAATAATTTTCATTGTTCCTTGCAAAAAAAGAAGTTCCAGTATATTTTCAGAAATGTCATTGCTAATAAGCAAAACTGCAACATGGATCAGAATGTGAATGAATTTAGTGAAAATTGTGGATTTTTTTAGGGTTACAATGTaagatttgccttttttttgaaGAACAAATGATGCTCAAAGTGTGAATTTATAATAAAGTCATGTATAAATTAGTCCATgtaacacattttttatttgcaaatgACTTGAATTAACTGTCAGGTGTATTTCTCAAAGGCAGGCCAAACAGACACAGGCTCGAGTGTTTAAATCCTGCCCCGTCAACCAACTCACAGCTGAGATGGAaatcaaatgttttttaaacGCTATTTCTATTGGGATTTTAAAATGTAGAAGCTCAATTATATAAATTCAATGTGGAAAAATGGAAAACCTGCAGGAAATTCTGCGGTCTCCTAAGATACTGTAAACTGTACAGTAACTGTTATTTCCACAACGCAGCCAATGAAGGATTCCTTAcgaaaatattttaattcaaCAGCATTGCACCATTTAATGTTTACAAAACCTGAAGCAGTTGTGccacagcagcaggagaccacatcaggtgccactcctgtcagctaggaacagaaaactgaggctgtAGTTCACGTGGGATCAAcaaaattggaaaaatgttgccgagtcttgatgagtctcgattCTTGCCTCAACAGTCGGATGGCAGGGTCAGGATTTCATGTAAAccgcatgaaagcatggatcatTCCCACCTTGTATCAAACAGTTCAGACTGTAGTGATGTGGGGGatgttcttggcacactttggttCTCTTATTACCAACTGACAGCGTCTAAATGCCACAGCacacctgagtattgttgctgaccatgtccatccctttgtgaccacagtgtaccctcATTCTAACGGATGCTTCCAGCAGCATAATGCATGGCTCAAATCTGACAATCTCCACAGTTACCAAATCTCAATCCAAaggcacctttgggatgtgctggaatggaagattcacatcatggatgtgcagcaactgtgtgatgctgtcatgtcaatatggaccaaaagtcACTCAAATGTTTCCAACACTTTGTTGAGTCTATGCCATTAAGAATTAAATGAGTTTTGAAGATGGGGGTCTAACCCGTAACTAGCAAAATGtataatgaagtggccagtcaTTCCATATATAAACAGaaactgacaaaaactaaatatatttattaagttCTAATTTATAAAAAGAGTCCAAAATGATAATAAGATTTATTTCTATATAACAAGAAAAGAACAGAAGAGTGAGAAGAAAAACGTTATTTTTCAGTAGGTTTCTCTGGAACATCTTCTGGCGATTTGGAGGAGAACCTCTGCATTAACGTCTTCCACAAACCCTTCTTTTCCTCGTCCATCTGTTGCATACTTCCTGTGGAATTAAAACAAAGGAGGTCTAAGTCGCAGTAAATTCCTGGGGCCTCATTATAATAACATTATGTTTAGTAAATAATCAACAACTGAcagcacgcgcgcacacacctGACAAAAGTAATCTACACTCTTCCACCGTGACTCCTGTGAAGCTGGGGTCCCTCACGCGAGGAAActggaaggagaaaaaaaaaaaaaaaaaagtcttattgCCTGTGGTGGGTTTTCACACAAtttctttcaaaaataaaacaaaaatgatttaaaactgcatttatgtaCTCAAATTATTTGGAGTATACAGAATATTTGAAGGAGTCAACTCCTTCAAGGAAAACTTACACATACAGCAATGTGACAAATGAGTTTTTCTCCAAAATTCTGTTTGGTCTTCTTTCATGTCAAATTTTGTAGAGGAGCGATTCAGAATAGGAAGACAGCCCATCTGCTCATCTTTGGATATTATGTGAACATTTGCTGTATTTACAGTTCAAATTTAAAAGTGAGCAATTTTTAACCATTAACCCAGTGCGCTGGGTTATCTCCTCCCAGAAAAGGTTAACTGCACCTTTACAATTTTAAAGAATGGGGAAGTTCTTCACTAGTCGACAAAGCTCAAGTCAAAGACAGCTGTGGagatttgtttttcatgtgatCTTATAATAAAGTTGAAAAACACCTCAGATATGTGAACGTGTACTTACCCGTTGTCTGTATACATTGCCATTAATCCGTGCCAAACTTTCATACATCTGGTCACATTTCTCTGGATCTGAAATCTAGTGGGGAAACACTGAAGGttaaaatgtgacacatttacTCACTCAGTGTGTCTTGAatgaaaaaggataaaaaaaaaaaaatctaattttgatTGGTCAGACCACAGTACAATACCCATTTTTCCTCCCATTTTCAAGTCCACAAAAGACAGACAAACTTAAGggtttttccctctctctctttgtatGGTTGAGTTTAAAACTCTCATTTGTTGAAACAGCAATAACATTTTTTCAGAAATCTTCCTGAGCCAGTGCAGTGATTAATGCACTGCCATTTAAAAAGGTACTTATTGTAAATTCTTATGTTTAAAAACAGTTGAAATTGTTCAAAATTTCCAAAAATAACTAAAGCTTTTAAGGAAATGTGAAGAGAAAAACATTATGTTTATGAGATATCAAGTGAAGTTCAACAAGGACCAAGCTAGTACTTCAGGGTAATGCCAatttgtaccacaagatggCGCAGCGAGTCAATGTAACCTTTAAATTAACCTTCATTTCATGTGTGGCTGGGATCGAATGCATAtagttgtcaaaaaaaaaaaaaaaaaaaaagaaagaaaaatgttcagTGTTTGTGGTAGGCTTGAGCCTACCCAAACTGTCATTTggcaatatttgttttttttttaacatgcagtGATTAGAAAGTTATTACAATCAGCTTTTACTAACATTTTTCTCAGCATCTTAAGGCTTTACAGACTTGtacattaaaaactgttttcttgaTCATTTTGGTTGTCATTGGGTTTGTTTAAGAGTGCAGAAGTACTTGCAAACactgattaattaaaaaataaaacacattatttgtttAAGATAAAAATATCAAAGCTGCAAAACCAGCGGTGTACTGTACATTTGGTGGTCATTAATGGGTCAGACATGTTAATACTGCTCACTCGCTTGCAATTCGCAGAACCCGCTTTGGATTAAGT
Protein-coding sequences here:
- the tspo gene encoding LOW QUALITY PROTEIN: translocator protein (The sequence of the model RefSeq protein was modified relative to this genomic sequence to represent the inferred CDS: inserted 1 base in 1 codon), yielding MWLPMAGFTVLPHLGGLYGGYITRKEVNTWYTTLNKPSWRPPNRAXPVVWTCLYTGMGYGSYLVWKELGGFTDNALVPLGLYGTQLALNWAWTPIFFGAHKLKWALIELVLLTGTVGATMVSWYPISRTATLLLAPYLAWLCLATSLNYCIWRDNPEKEE
- the uqcc2 gene encoding ubiquinol-cytochrome-c reductase complex assembly factor 2, which translates into the protein MSATRYRRFLKLCEEWPKDETKKGRDLGTFLRQRVASAFREGENTQISDPEKCDQMYESLARINGNVYRQRFPRVRDPSFTGVTVEECRLLLSGSMQQMDEEKKGLWKTLMQRFSSKSPEDVPEKPTEK